One Cedecea neteri DNA segment encodes these proteins:
- a CDS encoding M24 family metallopeptidase — protein MNKADHLQAVTAKARAIMARNNIEALVVTTPDNFCHVTGFASFFMYTFRHTGAALAVIFRDEKLPSLIVMNEFEAAGLQFDLANYELKTFPVWVDVDEPFNPQRVVKERPIGPPVEAVFTLLKSTLADAGVLDKNIAIELNAMSNGGKQTLDKVIPNLRLVDSTAIFNELRMVKSPWEIAFLRKSAQITEYGISEAFKAIGAGCSAWDLTAAYKAAVMQHPETNLSRFHLISVGDDFAPKLLPSREPVKPGDLIKFDCGVDVAGYGADLARTVVFGQPTAMAERIYQTILLGHEHMLSLIGPGVKLSHVFNDTMSKIKANGLPHYNRGHLGHGDGLFLGLEEAPFVSAAATETFEPGMVFSVETPYYGIGVGAIMLEDMLLITDDGYELFSQLPRTLQRFE, from the coding sequence ATGAATAAAGCAGATCATCTCCAGGCGGTCACGGCCAAAGCCCGGGCGATCATGGCCCGGAACAATATTGAGGCTCTGGTAGTGACCACCCCGGACAACTTTTGCCATGTCACCGGGTTTGCCAGTTTCTTTATGTACACCTTCCGCCACACCGGCGCGGCGCTGGCGGTTATTTTCCGGGATGAGAAGCTGCCTTCGTTGATCGTGATGAATGAGTTTGAGGCGGCTGGTCTGCAGTTTGATCTGGCGAATTATGAGCTGAAGACCTTCCCGGTTTGGGTGGATGTCGATGAGCCTTTTAACCCACAGCGAGTGGTGAAAGAGCGGCCGATTGGCCCGCCGGTGGAGGCGGTTTTCACGCTGCTCAAGTCCACATTGGCGGACGCGGGCGTGCTGGATAAAAACATCGCTATCGAGCTGAATGCGATGAGCAACGGCGGCAAGCAGACGCTGGATAAGGTGATCCCGAATCTACGGCTGGTGGACTCCACGGCAATTTTTAATGAGCTACGGATGGTCAAAAGCCCGTGGGAGATAGCTTTCCTGCGTAAAAGCGCGCAGATAACCGAGTATGGCATCAGTGAAGCCTTTAAGGCGATTGGCGCGGGCTGCTCGGCCTGGGATCTCACTGCTGCCTATAAAGCAGCCGTGATGCAACACCCGGAGACCAACCTTTCGCGCTTCCATTTGATCTCGGTCGGCGATGACTTTGCCCCTAAATTACTCCCGAGCCGTGAACCCGTTAAACCGGGGGATTTAATCAAATTTGACTGCGGCGTGGATGTCGCCGGTTACGGGGCGGATTTGGCGCGAACCGTGGTGTTCGGGCAGCCAACGGCCATGGCAGAGCGAATCTACCAAACCATTCTGCTGGGCCACGAGCATATGCTCAGCCTGATTGGCCCGGGCGTGAAACTTAGCCACGTGTTTAACGACACGATGAGTAAAATCAAGGCCAATGGCTTGCCGCACTATAATCGCGGCCATTTAGGGCATGGCGATGGGCTGTTCTTAGGCCTGGAGGAGGCGCCGTTCGTGAGTGCTGCGGCAACCGAAACCTTTGAACCGGGTATGGTCTTTAGCGTGGAAACGCCTTACTACGGTATCGGCGTCGGGGCTATCATGCTGGAAGATATGTTGCTCATCACCGACGACGGCTATGAATTGTTTAGCCAGTTACCGAGGACGCTACAGCGTTTTGAGTAA
- a CDS encoding enoyl-CoA hydratase/isomerase family protein — protein MRNTNYSKILLTQRDGVMTVTINNPPVNVLDVALMSELTQVLLAVRSDPAIKVLVFDSAIPEFFIAHVDMTLIDEPHAFDELAKAAPDGLNPFQSFGELLRSQPQVTLVKLAGLARGGGAEFVAAADMVFAAEKRAGLAQCEALMGIVPGGGATQYLPDRMTRGRALEVVLGSELIDAKLAERYGWINRALPDDELDSFVERQAYNIASLPDGVIEAAKKAIPASDLREGFHREHEAWAGLFARPAAERLIRGGLKAGAQTVEGETRLESLLRDLSI, from the coding sequence ATGAGAAATACAAATTACAGCAAGATCCTGCTTACTCAGCGCGATGGCGTTATGACGGTAACGATCAATAACCCCCCGGTGAATGTACTTGATGTGGCGCTTATGTCCGAACTCACCCAGGTTCTGCTTGCAGTGCGTAGCGATCCCGCTATTAAGGTTTTAGTTTTCGACAGTGCAATCCCTGAATTCTTTATTGCGCACGTGGATATGACGCTGATTGATGAGCCTCACGCCTTCGACGAATTAGCGAAGGCGGCTCCTGATGGGCTAAATCCTTTCCAGTCTTTTGGCGAACTCTTACGCAGTCAGCCGCAGGTTACCCTCGTGAAACTGGCTGGCCTCGCGCGCGGCGGAGGCGCGGAGTTTGTTGCCGCCGCAGACATGGTGTTTGCTGCAGAAAAACGGGCAGGTCTGGCGCAGTGTGAAGCATTAATGGGTATTGTTCCCGGCGGAGGGGCGACACAATATCTGCCCGACAGAATGACGCGAGGCAGGGCGCTTGAAGTGGTGCTGGGTTCGGAGCTGATAGATGCCAAACTGGCGGAGCGATATGGCTGGATCAACCGAGCATTACCTGATGACGAACTGGACTCTTTTGTCGAGAGACAGGCGTACAACATTGCCAGCCTGCCTGACGGCGTGATTGAGGCGGCGAAAAAAGCCATTCCGGCTTCGGATCTTAGGGAAGGGTTCCACCGCGAACACGAGGCCTGGGCTGGACTCTTTGCCCGGCCTGCGGCAGAGAGGTTGATCCGTGGCGGACTGAAGGCCGGGGCGCAAACCGTAGAGGGAGAAACAAGGCTTGAAAGCCTGCTGCGCGACCTCAGTATCTGA
- a CDS encoding LysR family transcriptional regulator, whose product MAGIKLNQLEMLIAVVENNGFSAAAAALGCTQSRISHAIAELEQHLNVRLLHRSRSGCVPTAACTQILKDAKKIMQLLDGIEQTAAEAPQLAGRVRVACFRSATANLLPPYFEALATALPDIHLDIDDSATEYHHLNDAVVSGRADIGITIQGYPDSLHGVPYISDPYVLMLPRSFRLRQPFSWQQLENLPFIQPNANTLSPAVERCREMGLRNEVVHKLASDSGIVGLVNQGLGFSIMPWLSVLPVPENMRILDLPQPLRRHLFIVTRPELRHDKVIATLINFLRDKALIRTTSVWRSGMLAFDY is encoded by the coding sequence ATGGCCGGAATAAAGCTAAATCAGCTGGAAATGCTGATAGCCGTAGTGGAAAACAATGGTTTCAGCGCCGCAGCCGCAGCATTGGGCTGTACGCAGTCGCGCATCAGCCATGCGATTGCCGAACTGGAGCAGCATCTGAATGTGCGCCTGTTACACCGCTCGCGCAGCGGCTGTGTGCCGACAGCCGCCTGCACGCAGATCCTAAAAGATGCGAAAAAAATCATGCAGCTTCTGGACGGCATTGAGCAGACGGCGGCCGAAGCGCCGCAGCTTGCCGGGCGTGTGCGAGTGGCCTGCTTCCGCAGCGCGACGGCGAACCTGTTGCCGCCTTACTTTGAGGCGCTGGCCACGGCTCTGCCCGATATTCATCTGGATATTGATGACAGCGCGACGGAATACCATCACCTCAACGACGCGGTGGTGTCCGGGCGGGCGGATATCGGCATTACCATTCAGGGCTACCCGGATTCGCTGCACGGCGTGCCGTACATCAGCGATCCTTACGTGCTGATGCTGCCCCGCAGCTTCCGCCTGCGGCAGCCTTTTAGCTGGCAGCAGCTGGAAAATCTGCCGTTTATCCAGCCGAACGCCAACACGTTAAGCCCCGCCGTGGAGCGCTGCCGTGAGATGGGGCTGCGTAATGAGGTGGTACATAAACTGGCCAGCGACAGCGGGATTGTCGGGCTGGTGAATCAGGGCCTGGGGTTTTCCATTATGCCGTGGCTGTCGGTGCTGCCGGTGCCGGAAAACATGCGTATTCTTGATTTGCCCCAGCCGCTGCGCCGCCATTTGTTCATCGTCACTCGTCCCGAGCTGCGCCATGACAAAGTGATCGCCACGTTGATTAACTTCCTGCGCGATAAGGCGCTGATCCGCACGACCAGCGTCTGGCGCTCGGGCATGCTGGCTTTCGATTACTGA
- a CDS encoding CPCC family cysteine-rich protein, with protein sequence MIDIPCPCCGFLTFEEYYGSFNICCVCGWEDDGVQLANPTSAGGANKISLADAQINALKKYPLTLNSASGYCRASDWRPLNANDTQTADILRAANHWHTQAVVSESEAYWRQ encoded by the coding sequence ATGATTGATATCCCCTGTCCCTGCTGCGGCTTTTTAACATTTGAAGAGTATTATGGCTCATTCAATATTTGCTGTGTCTGTGGCTGGGAAGATGATGGCGTACAGCTCGCAAACCCGACCTCTGCAGGCGGGGCAAATAAAATTTCGCTTGCCGATGCTCAAATCAATGCACTAAAAAAATACCCTCTTACTCTAAATTCAGCTTCGGGTTATTGCCGTGCTTCTGACTGGCGGCCATTAAATGCCAATGATACGCAGACAGCAGATATACTTCGCGCTGCAAATCACTGGCACACTCAGGCCGTAGTGAGCGAATCAGAGGCTTACTGGCGGCAATAG
- a CDS encoding AAA family ATPase, producing the protein MMNQIHFIEGPVGAGKSTYAKALAKTDGFTHIALDEWFVRLYSPDRPTGNFVPWYVERKDRLIELILSYARTVLATNSIALELGLIQQGPRLALLRQLQEEGIPFCVHVLDAPKSVRRERVQRRNTEQGETFSMVVPDEIFEVASSLWEAPDEFEQEEFAFVFPATASR; encoded by the coding sequence ATGATGAACCAAATACACTTTATTGAAGGCCCGGTTGGCGCGGGTAAATCAACCTACGCTAAAGCCCTGGCCAAAACCGACGGCTTTACCCATATCGCGCTGGACGAGTGGTTCGTGCGGCTTTACAGCCCAGACCGCCCGACCGGGAATTTTGTGCCCTGGTATGTGGAGCGCAAAGATAGGCTTATTGAGCTGATCCTGAGCTATGCCCGCACCGTGCTGGCCACCAACAGCATTGCGCTGGAACTGGGGCTAATTCAGCAAGGCCCAAGGTTAGCCTTGCTCCGCCAGTTGCAGGAGGAAGGTATTCCGTTTTGCGTACACGTACTCGATGCGCCCAAAAGCGTTCGCCGTGAGCGCGTGCAGCGTCGCAATACCGAGCAAGGCGAAACCTTCTCGATGGTGGTGCCGGACGAGATATTTGAAGTCGCCAGCAGCCTGTGGGAAGCGCCCGATGAGTTTGAACAGGAAGAGTTTGCGTTTGTTTTCCCGGCTACCGCCAGCCGCTAA
- the guaA gene encoding glutamine-hydrolyzing GMP synthase → MTENIHKHRILILDFGSQYTQLVARRVRELGVYCELWAWDVTEAQIREFNPSGIILSGGPESTTEANSPRAPEYVFEAGVPVFGVCYGMQTMAMQLGGHVESSNEREFGYAQVEVKTDSALVRGIEDSLSAAGQPLLDVWMSHGDKVTAIPSDFVTVASTETCPFAIMANEEKRFYGVQFHPEVTHTRQGQRLLERFVLEICGCEALWTPAKIIEDAIVRIREQVGDDKVILGLSGGVDSSVTAMLLHRAIGKNLTCVFVDNGLLRLNEAQQVMDMFGDHFGLNIVHVEGENRFLTALAGENDPEAKRKIIGRVFVEVFDEEALKLEDVKWLAQGTIYPDVIESAASATGKAHVIKSHHNVGGLPKEMKMGLVEPLRELFKDEVRKIGLELGLPYDMLYRHPFPGPGLGVRVLGEVKKEYCDLLRRADAIFIEELHKADLYNKVSQAFTVFLPVRSVGVMGDGRKYDWVVSLRAVETIDFMTAHWAHLPYDFLGRVSNRIINEVNGISRVVYDISGKPPATIEWE, encoded by the coding sequence ATGACGGAAAACATTCATAAACATCGCATTCTGATCCTCGACTTCGGCTCTCAGTACACTCAGCTGGTGGCGCGCCGCGTCCGTGAGCTGGGCGTTTACTGCGAACTGTGGGCCTGGGATGTTACCGAAGCTCAAATTCGTGAGTTCAACCCAAGCGGCATCATCCTTTCCGGCGGCCCGGAAAGCACCACCGAAGCAAACAGCCCGCGTGCGCCTGAGTACGTGTTCGAAGCCGGTGTGCCGGTGTTCGGCGTTTGCTACGGCATGCAGACCATGGCTATGCAGCTGGGAGGCCACGTTGAAAGCTCCAACGAGCGTGAATTCGGCTACGCGCAGGTTGAAGTGAAAACCGACAGCGCGCTGGTTCGCGGCATCGAAGACTCCCTGAGCGCAGCCGGTCAACCGCTGCTGGACGTCTGGATGAGCCACGGTGACAAAGTCACCGCTATCCCATCTGACTTCGTGACCGTTGCCAGCACCGAAACCTGTCCGTTTGCCATTATGGCCAACGAAGAAAAACGCTTCTACGGCGTGCAGTTCCACCCGGAAGTGACCCACACCCGTCAGGGTCAGCGTCTGCTGGAGCGTTTTGTGCTGGAAATCTGCGGCTGCGAAGCGCTGTGGACCCCGGCAAAAATCATTGAAGATGCTATCGTTCGCATCCGCGAGCAGGTGGGTGACGACAAAGTTATCCTTGGCCTGTCCGGCGGCGTTGACTCTTCCGTGACCGCGATGCTGCTGCACCGCGCCATCGGCAAAAACCTGACCTGCGTGTTCGTGGACAACGGCCTGCTGCGCCTGAACGAAGCTCAGCAGGTAATGGACATGTTCGGCGACCACTTCGGCCTGAACATCGTTCACGTTGAAGGCGAAAACCGCTTCCTGACCGCGCTGGCGGGCGAGAACGACCCGGAAGCCAAGCGTAAGATCATCGGCCGCGTGTTCGTGGAAGTGTTCGACGAAGAAGCGCTGAAGCTGGAAGACGTTAAATGGCTGGCGCAGGGCACCATCTACCCTGACGTTATCGAGTCTGCGGCCTCCGCGACCGGGAAAGCACACGTCATCAAATCTCACCACAACGTGGGCGGCCTGCCGAAAGAGATGAAGATGGGCCTGGTTGAGCCGCTTCGCGAGCTGTTCAAAGACGAAGTGCGTAAAATTGGCCTCGAGCTGGGCCTGCCGTACGACATGCTTTACCGCCACCCGTTCCCGGGCCCAGGCCTCGGCGTTCGCGTGCTGGGCGAAGTGAAGAAAGAGTACTGCGACCTGCTACGCCGTGCCGACGCTATCTTCATCGAAGAGCTGCACAAAGCCGACCTGTACAACAAAGTGAGCCAGGCGTTCACCGTGTTCCTGCCGGTCCGTTCCGTGGGCGTGATGGGCGATGGCCGCAAGTACGACTGGGTTGTTTCCCTGCGTGCGGTAGAAACCATCGACTTCATGACCGCGCACTGGGCGCACCTGCCGTACGACTTCCTCGGCCGCGTGTCCAACCGCATCATCAACGAAGTGAACGGCATCTCCCGCGTGGTTTACGATATCTCCGGCAAGCCACCTGCTACGATTGAGTGGGAATAA
- a CDS encoding ABC transporter ATP-binding protein has translation MIQLENINKTYPGNVQHAINSLNMTINEGEFCTFVGPSGCGKTTTLRMINRLDIPDSGEVYIQGEPLSRADIIQIRRKIGFVMQSPALFPHRTVAENIATVPRLLGWDKRAISRRIDELVALMSLNPLVLKRYPHQLSGGQQSRVSIARALAADPPILLMDEPFAAIDPVVRDRLQGELLALQARLHKTIILVTHDINEAIRLGDRIAIFREGGHLEQFDTPDNILSWPASDFVRDFIGPEPNLKRLGMMRVGDLPRRDVPVFTHDAPAFADPALLHGQRALILDAEGRPQHWQENGQQLPVRIAKESESLRHVYSALLDVPQGVLVRVTAEGHYAGAVDSALLSDALNRHQELHRND, from the coding sequence ATGATTCAACTAGAAAACATCAATAAAACCTATCCGGGCAATGTGCAGCACGCGATTAACTCGCTGAATATGACCATCAACGAAGGGGAGTTTTGTACCTTTGTTGGCCCCAGCGGCTGCGGGAAAACCACCACGCTGCGAATGATAAACCGCCTGGATATCCCGGACAGCGGTGAGGTCTATATTCAGGGGGAACCGCTTTCCCGTGCCGATATCATTCAGATTCGCCGTAAAATTGGCTTTGTGATGCAAAGCCCGGCGCTGTTTCCTCATCGTACAGTCGCAGAAAATATTGCTACCGTGCCGCGTCTTTTAGGCTGGGACAAGCGAGCCATTTCACGCCGCATTGACGAGCTGGTGGCGCTGATGTCCCTCAACCCGCTGGTGTTGAAGCGCTATCCCCATCAGCTTTCTGGCGGGCAGCAAAGCCGGGTGTCTATCGCCCGCGCCCTTGCGGCCGATCCGCCGATTTTGCTGATGGATGAGCCTTTTGCCGCCATCGACCCCGTCGTGCGTGACAGGCTTCAGGGCGAGCTTCTGGCACTACAGGCCCGGCTGCATAAAACCATTATTCTGGTGACACACGACATCAACGAGGCAATTCGCCTTGGCGACCGCATTGCCATTTTCCGTGAAGGCGGACACCTCGAGCAGTTCGACACCCCGGACAACATTCTCTCCTGGCCTGCCAGCGACTTTGTGCGCGACTTTATTGGCCCCGAGCCCAATCTCAAGCGGCTGGGCATGATGCGCGTGGGCGATCTGCCGCGCCGGGATGTGCCGGTCTTCACGCACGATGCGCCTGCATTCGCCGACCCTGCCTTGCTTCACGGGCAGCGAGCGCTGATCCTGGACGCCGAAGGGCGGCCTCAGCACTGGCAGGAAAACGGGCAGCAGTTGCCGGTTCGTATCGCCAAAGAAAGTGAGTCGCTGCGCCACGTTTACAGCGCCTTGCTGGATGTCCCGCAGGGCGTGCTGGTGCGCGTCACCGCTGAAGGGCACTACGCAGGTGCCGTGGACAGCGCTCTGTTGAGCGATGCGCTTAACCGGCACCAGGAGCTGCA
- a CDS encoding LysE family transporter: MPGIIHYGTFVVSFILLLIIPGPGNLILITSASKGGARSGYLCLMGIILGDQVLLWLAIAGVAALLESSPHVFQIIKWLGAAYLLWMGAQLLMKAKTSAPPPPVTGKRTPFLQGMVITLMNPKPILFYVMFLPLFIDPARSLGIPTFAILAGTAAALTFIYCSIMIFLTTSLAEKVRSRPGMVYLLGKATGLFLAIFAVKLAFFS; encoded by the coding sequence ATGCCCGGCATCATTCATTACGGCACCTTTGTTGTCTCTTTCATCCTGCTGTTAATCATTCCCGGCCCCGGGAATCTGATCCTGATCACCAGCGCCAGCAAAGGCGGCGCGCGCAGCGGCTATCTCTGCCTGATGGGGATTATTCTGGGTGACCAGGTGCTGCTGTGGTTGGCTATCGCGGGTGTGGCGGCGCTGCTCGAATCCTCGCCGCATGTTTTCCAGATAATTAAGTGGCTGGGCGCAGCTTACCTGCTGTGGATGGGTGCACAGCTGCTGATGAAGGCCAAAACCAGCGCCCCGCCGCCGCCAGTGACCGGCAAAAGAACGCCGTTTTTGCAGGGCATGGTCATCACCCTGATGAACCCCAAACCCATTCTGTTTTACGTGATGTTCCTGCCGCTGTTTATCGACCCGGCTCGCAGTCTGGGGATCCCGACGTTCGCTATTCTGGCCGGTACTGCCGCCGCGCTCACCTTTATCTACTGTTCGATAATGATCTTCCTGACCACTTCGCTTGCCGAGAAAGTGCGTTCGCGGCCAGGCATGGTTTATCTGCTGGGGAAAGCTACCGGCCTATTTCTGGCGATATTTGCGGTGAAGCTGGCATTTTTTAGCTGA
- a CDS encoding helix-turn-helix domain-containing protein, with amino-acid sequence MKAQDWHPADIIAGIRKKGTSLAALSRDSGLASSTLANALTRRWPKGERLIAEALGKQPEEIWPSRYETSNAEVEAADG; translated from the coding sequence ATGAAAGCACAGGACTGGCATCCGGCGGATATCATCGCTGGCATCAGGAAGAAAGGCACGTCGCTGGCGGCGTTATCCAGGGACTCCGGGCTGGCGTCATCGACGCTGGCGAATGCCTTAACCCGGCGCTGGCCGAAGGGCGAGCGGCTTATCGCCGAAGCGTTGGGCAAGCAGCCGGAAGAGATTTGGCCTTCTCGCTATGAAACCTCGAATGCGGAAGTGGAGGCGGCGGACGGATAA
- a CDS encoding S66 family peptidase, with amino-acid sequence MPQIYARPLTAGDTIAVFSPSSAATAFAPHRYQRAKAFIESQGFYLQEGSLTGKKDFWRSGSIRERADEFNALLHDPNVRCIISAIGGLNSNSLLPYIDYAQLMKDPKIIIGYSDVTALLAGIYQRIGLITFYGPAVVASLGEFPPLVDSTFDYFLNILSRPQELPYTLSQPAAWTEEMLDWETQSRAKTLRPGSWCFEGTGKVEGRVIGGNLNTLYGIWGSEYMPDINRGDILFIEDSLHSAAELEREFSHLLLCGVFDRIAAIVLGRHELFDDQGSGKTPLHILREVLNGREIPIVSDFDCCHTHPMLTLPLGVRMRIDFDTQTMSLTSQWLA; translated from the coding sequence ATGCCGCAAATTTATGCTCGCCCATTAACCGCGGGAGACACCATCGCCGTGTTTTCCCCTTCATCGGCGGCCACCGCGTTTGCCCCACATCGCTACCAAAGGGCAAAAGCGTTTATTGAGTCACAGGGATTTTACCTGCAGGAAGGCAGCCTGACGGGCAAAAAAGATTTCTGGCGTTCTGGCTCCATTCGCGAGCGGGCAGATGAGTTTAATGCCCTTTTGCATGACCCGAACGTGCGCTGCATTATCTCGGCCATCGGCGGCTTAAACAGCAACTCGCTGCTGCCTTATATCGACTACGCGCAACTGATGAAAGATCCCAAAATCATCATCGGCTATTCGGACGTGACCGCGCTGCTGGCGGGTATCTATCAGAGGATTGGGCTGATTACCTTTTATGGCCCGGCGGTGGTGGCTTCTTTGGGGGAATTCCCTCCGCTGGTCGACAGCACGTTTGACTATTTCCTCAATATTCTCAGCCGGCCTCAGGAACTGCCGTACACGCTGAGCCAGCCGGCAGCGTGGACCGAGGAAATGCTCGACTGGGAAACACAATCCCGGGCGAAAACTCTGCGTCCGGGCAGCTGGTGCTTCGAGGGCACAGGCAAGGTAGAAGGCCGCGTCATTGGCGGCAACCTGAATACGCTTTACGGCATCTGGGGCAGCGAATACATGCCCGATATCAACCGGGGCGATATTTTGTTTATTGAAGACAGCCTGCACAGCGCGGCGGAGCTGGAGCGAGAGTTTTCCCATCTTTTACTGTGCGGCGTGTTCGACCGCATCGCCGCCATTGTGCTCGGCAGGCACGAACTGTTTGACGATCAGGGCAGCGGAAAAACGCCGTTGCACATCCTGAGGGAAGTACTGAATGGCCGCGAGATCCCCATCGTCTCTGATTTTGACTGCTGCCACACGCACCCGATGCTGACGCTCCCGCTCGGCGTGCGGATGCGTATCGACTTTGACACCCAGACCATGTCACTGACCAGCCAGTGGCTGGCATAA
- a CDS encoding winged helix-turn-helix transcriptional regulator, whose amino-acid sequence MSKSDIVYRADCPSRIVLDQIADKWSMMVLEVLREPQRFNAIKRRLEGVTQRVLTQTLRKLERNGMVKRKVLDGRVLGVEYSLTPLGQSLQETFSILFNWTLENIDTIQRSQKRYDEESE is encoded by the coding sequence ATGAGCAAGAGTGACATTGTTTACCGGGCAGACTGCCCAAGCCGTATCGTACTGGATCAAATAGCCGATAAGTGGTCGATGATGGTGTTGGAAGTCCTTCGCGAGCCGCAGCGTTTTAACGCCATTAAGCGAAGACTGGAGGGCGTGACGCAGCGAGTCCTGACGCAGACGCTGCGCAAGCTGGAGCGCAACGGCATGGTCAAACGCAAAGTCCTGGATGGCCGGGTACTCGGCGTGGAATATTCACTGACCCCGCTCGGGCAATCGTTGCAGGAGACTTTCTCGATTCTGTTTAACTGGACGCTGGAAAATATAGACACCATTCAGCGCAGCCAGAAGCGTTACGATGAAGAAAGTGAGTAA
- the guaB gene encoding IMP dehydrogenase: MLRIAKEALTFDDVLLVPAHSTVLPNTADLSTQLTKTIRLNIPMLSAAMDTVTEARLAIALAQEGGLGFIHKNMSIERQAEEVKRVKKHESGVVTDPQTVLPTTTLREVKELTERNGFAGYPVVTEDNELVGIITGRDVRFVTDLAQPVSVYMTPKERLVTVKEGEARDVVLSKMHEKRVEKALVVDAGFHLRGMITVKDFQKAERKPNACKDEQGRLRVGAAVGAGAGNEERVDALVAAGVDILLIDSSHGHSEGVLQRIRETRAKYPDLQIIGGNVATAAGARALAEAGCSAVKVGIGPGSICTTRIVTGVGVPQITAVADAVEALEGTGIPVIADGGIRFSGDIAKAIAAGAAAVMVGGMLAGTEESPGEIELYQGRAFKSYRGMGSLGAMSKGSSDRYFQTDNAADKLVPEGIEGRVAYKGRLKEIVHQQMGGLRSCMGLTGCGTIDLLRTKAEFVRISGAGIQESHVHDVTITKESPNYRMGS, from the coding sequence ATGCTACGTATCGCTAAAGAAGCACTGACGTTTGACGACGTTCTCCTCGTTCCCGCTCATTCCACCGTTCTGCCGAACACGGCCGACCTCAGCACTCAGCTGACCAAAACTATTCGTCTGAATATCCCTATGCTGTCCGCAGCAATGGATACCGTGACGGAAGCGCGTCTGGCTATCGCTCTGGCGCAGGAAGGTGGCCTTGGTTTCATTCACAAAAACATGTCCATTGAGCGCCAGGCTGAAGAAGTTAAGCGCGTGAAGAAACACGAAAGTGGCGTGGTAACTGACCCGCAAACCGTGCTGCCAACCACCACCCTGCGTGAAGTGAAAGAATTAACCGAGCGTAACGGCTTTGCCGGCTACCCGGTCGTCACCGAAGACAACGAGCTGGTGGGTATCATCACCGGTCGTGACGTGCGCTTTGTGACTGACCTGGCCCAGCCAGTTAGCGTGTACATGACCCCGAAAGAGCGTCTGGTTACCGTGAAAGAAGGCGAAGCGCGCGACGTCGTGCTGTCTAAAATGCACGAAAAACGCGTTGAAAAGGCGCTGGTTGTGGACGCGGGCTTCCACCTGCGCGGCATGATCACCGTAAAAGACTTCCAGAAAGCAGAGCGTAAACCTAACGCCTGTAAAGATGAGCAGGGCCGTCTGCGCGTTGGGGCTGCGGTTGGCGCAGGCGCAGGCAATGAAGAGCGTGTTGACGCGCTGGTCGCTGCTGGCGTTGATATTCTGCTGATTGACTCCTCTCACGGCCATTCCGAAGGCGTTCTGCAACGTATTCGCGAAACCCGTGCTAAATATCCTGACCTGCAAATCATCGGTGGTAACGTAGCAACCGCCGCTGGCGCTCGTGCCCTGGCTGAAGCTGGCTGCAGCGCGGTTAAGGTCGGGATCGGTCCTGGCTCCATCTGTACCACACGTATCGTTACCGGCGTAGGTGTACCGCAGATCACCGCCGTGGCTGACGCAGTTGAAGCGCTGGAAGGCACCGGTATTCCGGTCATCGCTGACGGCGGCATTCGCTTCTCTGGCGACATCGCGAAAGCCATCGCCGCTGGCGCAGCTGCCGTTATGGTTGGCGGTATGCTGGCCGGTACCGAAGAATCTCCGGGCGAAATCGAACTGTACCAGGGCCGTGCGTTCAAATCCTACCGCGGCATGGGTTCTCTGGGCGCGATGTCCAAAGGCTCTTCTGACCGTTACTTCCAGACCGACAACGCTGCAGACAAACTGGTGCCGGAAGGTATCGAAGGCCGCGTGGCGTATAAAGGCCGTCTGAAAGAGATCGTTCACCAGCAAATGGGCGGCCTGCGTTCCTGCATGGGCCTGACCGGCTGTGGTACTATCGACTTGCTGCGCACCAAAGCAGAATTCGTACGTATCAGCGGCGCGGGCATCCAGGAAAGCCACGTTCACGACGTGACGATCACCAAAGAGTCCCCGAACTACCGTATGGGTTCTTAA
- a CDS encoding DUF4180 domain-containing protein, whose product MMTEELIQTGEIKVLCFAEQGSTFDDEAVREGIGQAIELQAEWIALPIKRLPDSFFDLRTGVAGLWLQKLVNYRLGLAILGDVEPWQRKSKALEALIVECNRGKSCWFLPDLASLQERLAKTSQ is encoded by the coding sequence ATGATGACGGAAGAACTCATCCAGACAGGGGAAATCAAAGTGCTCTGTTTTGCTGAGCAAGGCTCCACATTTGATGACGAAGCGGTACGGGAAGGCATCGGCCAGGCCATTGAGCTGCAGGCGGAGTGGATCGCTCTTCCCATCAAGCGGCTACCCGACAGCTTTTTCGATTTGCGTACCGGCGTGGCGGGACTTTGGCTACAAAAGCTGGTGAATTACCGGCTTGGGCTGGCGATCCTCGGGGACGTTGAACCCTGGCAAAGGAAGAGCAAGGCGCTCGAAGCGCTGATCGTGGAATGCAATCGGGGCAAAAGCTGCTGGTTTTTACCGGATCTTGCGAGCCTGCAAGAGCGCCTGGCAAAAACCAGTCAGTAA